The genomic DNA TCAACGATACGTCGAGCGAGATAATCTATCCGCTGCTGCCCGCTTTTTTGGCTCTTGCGCTCGGAGCTTCACCGTTTGCGATCGGCCTCATCGAGGGTTTTGCCGAATCCGTTGCAAGCCTTCTCAAACTATTTTCCGGCTATTTAAGTGACCGTTTCGGCACACGAAAACTGCCTGTGTTCTTTGGATATTCGCTCGCTGCGATCATGCGGCCATTCCTCGCGTTCGTTACGAGTTGGCCGCAGGTGCTGGTGGTTCGAATGACCGACCGCATCGGCAAGGGGATCCGAGGAGCTCCGCGTGACGCACTGATCGCCGACAGTGTGCACCCTAGCGAACGCGGATTTGCCTTTGGGTTCAATCGAGCTGCCGATCATTTGGGAGCGGTCTTTGGACCAATAGCGGCCTTCGTATTGCTGATGATCTTTGCTGTCGATACTCAGAATCCGACACTTAGGGAATATCAGCAGGTCTTTCTTTTCGCTTCGGTCCCGGTCGTGATCGGATTGTTCGTGATCGGTTTTTTTGTTAATGAAACGGCAAAGACGGCCGACACTCCGAAGGCACCTCTCAAACTCTCTCTCGCCGGTTTTGACGGCAACTTCAAACGATATCTCGTCGTCGTAGCCGTATTTACATTGTCTAATTCGACTGATGCGTTCCTGCTTCTTCGGGCGACGGAGGCCGGAATATCGCCTGCAGTGCTGCCGCTGCTTTGGATGACGCTGCATTTCAGTAAGGTAGTCTTTTCGCTTGTCGGCGGCGGTCTTTCGGATCGTTTTGGGCGAAAGCAGCTCATTATTGCGGGCTGGCTGGTGTATGCAGCTGTCTATGCGGGCTTTTCTTTCGTAAGTGCGCCATGGCAGTGTTGGGCGCTTTTCATTGTGTATGGTGCGTACTTTGGAATGACCGAGGGCGTCGAAAAAGCCTTTGTCGCGGACATGGTCCCGGCGGACAAGCGCGGAACTGCCTACGGCCTGTACAATCTGGCGTTCGGCATCACAGTGTTTCCGGCATCGTTGTTGTTTGGGCTCCTATGGAGTGAGTTCGGTGTGGCGGCAGCGTTTTTGACCAGTGCGGGCGTGTCGATCATCGCTATTTTTATGCTAATGACGATCCGTTCCGAGAATGCGGAACAGACGGGACATTGAGATGGTTTCTTGCGGAATTTGCGCGTTTTTGGGGAAGACCAAACGTGTATTTTTCACCTCACGTTCAAATTGTGGTACGTACCACAATTTTATCAACAAAATTGATGAAAATGTTGAAAAAACGCGTTCTGCCACAGTTTTTAAGGGGGTCAGCGACAGTGTTTTAGGGGGCTTGCGACAGTAAAAAACAGGGTCAGCGACAAAAAAAAAGACCCCCGGCGACAATCCATTTTGGACGAATCAAAACTGTCGCTGGCCACTCCGCTGAAAGAATTGGTGCCATAAGCGCGTTCTGCCTCTCTCCGACCATTACGACCAAAATGATGAGATTGACCGTGCCGATGATAATGATGATCATCGGCTCATAGATCTCAGTTTGTCCTTGGAAAACGGGAAAATGTCTACACTCCAAACTCCCGCGAACCGACGAGATCGACCGAACCGGTCATTCCGACTACCGCTGATCACCACGACAAAGCCATCACCGCCCAAATTGCCGCCTAAAAGCCGTCCGGTGTCGAGTGCATTTTCGAGGTGCGTCGGAGGAAAATTCGCCACAGATCTCACGCATAAAAACGGATCAGAAAAGAATGTCTGATCCGTTTTTATACTTGTGATCTGTGGCTATATTCGTTAGCGGATCATTCGTTGAATCTGATCGAATTGATCATATTCCGAAATGCGTTCGAGTAGGCACTTGATTCGGCTTCAGGGGCGACGGTGGCGACGTAAAATAGCTCGCCGCTGTTGAGCATCGTCGTATAGATGGTGACGATCTCGACGCGGTTCGTTACGGGCGAACGCCCCGACAGAGCGATCGATGCGCCGCGACGGCCGCCGAGATATGTGTTCTGGTAGCCGGTCCGCTTGCTCAGATACGAATTGCCCTGGAGAATGCCGTTGATGTAGGCCTCTGTATCCCGCGAGAGTTCGCGGTTCTGGCCGCGGTACAGACCGATCATCGCACCGCGGGTGATGCCTTGATCGCCGTATGCACCTTCGGGAGCAAATTGGACATCATCCTGCGATGAGAATTCACGCCAGTTATTCGGCACATTCAATTGGACCCAGTTTCCGCCCGTGTAGGTTCGGACGCGAGTTGACGGATATGCGACATTTGCCGTGTAACGGCCATTTGCCGTTGGACTGGTGGTGGTGTCTCCGCCTCCGCCTCCGCTCTTTTCGATCTCGGCCATTGTCCGTGCCTTCGGCATAGCACGGAGCTTTGCCTGGATGCGTTCAAAGTCGCGAGTGATCTTGATCGGATCCTGCGAAACCGGCAGCAACGTCGCCTCGCGGTTGATGTTTTCGTAGCGGTTGCCCGGATCGGGATGGCTGCTGATCCATTCCGGCGCGCCGCCGCCGTTCCGTTCACCTGCGATCGTACGGAACATATTCGCGAGATCCCTTGGGTCGTAGCCCGCGTCAGCCATGATGTGCGAACCGAGGACGTCGGCCTGTGTTTCGTAATTGCGGCTGTATTTGGTCATCCATGCCGCGGCACCGAGCATCCCGAGCTGTGCACCGGCCTCGCCGCCAAGTACGGCACCGCCGAGGATCATCCCCAACATTCCTAGCTGATTTGTGACACTGCCTTGTTTTGTTGCTTGAGCGGTGGCGTGACGAAGGGCGACGTGGCTGATCTCGTGGGCCATGACGCCGGCCATCTCGCCTTCGTTCCTGGCGGCCTCGATCATGCCGCGGTTGACGTACATCGGCCCGCCGGGCAATGCAAAGGCGTTGATATCGCTCGCGTTGACGATCTTAAATCGGTAGTTGAAACTCGTTTGCCGATACTCGACCGGTATTGCGTTAACGAGCCTTGCACCTACACGTTCGACATAACGCGTGGCCTCGGCGTCGTTCAGGATCGGAAACTTTTTCTCGACCTCGGCCGAGGTCTGAGCTCCAAGCTTCACGTCGTCAGCTACCTTGTACTTGTTCTTCGGCGTCTCGATCCGAGTCTGCGAAAGGGCCGTGAGCGGCAGCATCCAGACAGTCAACAACAGGACCGAAGCCGATAATCTTTTTCCGATAAGCAGTTTATTCATAATCCACTCCACGATAGCTGAGATGTAAATATTCTTAGCGTTATTCTATCAACAGATCCAGCCGGACGCGACTAAGATGAGACGCACACCCCCAAGCGTTCGCCACAAAAACAGGTGACAAAGATTAACGAAATGTTAACAAGATGTTACAAACCAGATCTCCAAAACCAGGCAACTCGGAAAGTTAAGTATAATGTAATCCGACCCGATGACTGCTTTGAACTATAATCGGTTGAGCACATTATGAGCGAACACGCGTCGCCTCACGCCACATCGACGGGCCAATGGCCGCCTTTTTCGAGCAGTTACGGTTCGCGTGAAATGGAAGATATGAAGATCGAGTCGCAGCTGGATCTGCTGCGCGACAAAATTTTATTGCTTGGCGGCAAGACCGAGGACGCTGTTCACCGGGCG from Acidobacteriota bacterium includes the following:
- a CDS encoding MFS transporter: MPRNVVALSVVSLLNDTSSEIIYPLLPAFLALALGASPFAIGLIEGFAESVASLLKLFSGYLSDRFGTRKLPVFFGYSLAAIMRPFLAFVTSWPQVLVVRMTDRIGKGIRGAPRDALIADSVHPSERGFAFGFNRAADHLGAVFGPIAAFVLLMIFAVDTQNPTLREYQQVFLFASVPVVIGLFVIGFFVNETAKTADTPKAPLKLSLAGFDGNFKRYLVVVAVFTLSNSTDAFLLLRATEAGISPAVLPLLWMTLHFSKVVFSLVGGGLSDRFGRKQLIIAGWLVYAAVYAGFSFVSAPWQCWALFIVYGAYFGMTEGVEKAFVADMVPADKRGTAYGLYNLAFGITVFPASLLFGLLWSEFGVAAAFLTSAGVSIIAIFMLMTIRSENAEQTGH
- a CDS encoding M48 family metalloprotease, whose protein sequence is MNKLLIGKRLSASVLLLTVWMLPLTALSQTRIETPKNKYKVADDVKLGAQTSAEVEKKFPILNDAEATRYVERVGARLVNAIPVEYRQTSFNYRFKIVNASDINAFALPGGPMYVNRGMIEAARNEGEMAGVMAHEISHVALRHATAQATKQGSVTNQLGMLGMILGGAVLGGEAGAQLGMLGAAAWMTKYSRNYETQADVLGSHIMADAGYDPRDLANMFRTIAGERNGGGAPEWISSHPDPGNRYENINREATLLPVSQDPIKITRDFERIQAKLRAMPKARTMAEIEKSGGGGGDTTTSPTANGRYTANVAYPSTRVRTYTGGNWVQLNVPNNWREFSSQDDVQFAPEGAYGDQGITRGAMIGLYRGQNRELSRDTEAYINGILQGNSYLSKRTGYQNTYLGGRRGASIALSGRSPVTNRVEIVTIYTTMLNSGELFYVATVAPEAESSAYSNAFRNMINSIRFNE